One Pseudomonas sp. MH9.2 DNA segment encodes these proteins:
- a CDS encoding response regulator, with protein MRLLLVENDLSTANQLAKGLGESGFRVDVADNGLSGRHFVEENAYDLIILDAMLPGLNGWQLLQLVRQRGNTPVLFLTARDTMEDRLRGLELGADDYLLKPFTLEELLVRVRTLLRRGPTGTADSYSIADLEIDVPLQRVSRGGQRISLSDQEFELLQLLVSRQGDVISRALIASQVFNNDMDKVEIAIHRLRSKIDERYLPKLIHTVGVVGYQLEVLEG; from the coding sequence ATGCGTTTGCTGTTAGTGGAAAACGATCTCAGTACCGCCAATCAGTTGGCCAAGGGGCTTGGCGAGTCGGGGTTTAGGGTCGACGTCGCGGATAACGGCCTGTCCGGCCGCCATTTCGTCGAAGAGAATGCCTACGACCTGATCATCCTCGATGCCATGTTGCCGGGCCTGAATGGCTGGCAACTGCTGCAACTGGTCCGTCAGCGCGGCAATACGCCCGTGTTGTTCCTGACCGCCCGCGATACCATGGAAGACCGGTTGCGCGGGCTGGAACTGGGTGCCGATGATTACCTGCTCAAGCCCTTTACCCTTGAGGAACTGTTGGTCCGGGTTCGGACCTTGCTGCGGCGTGGGCCAACCGGTACTGCCGACAGCTACTCTATTGCCGATCTGGAAATCGACGTACCACTCCAGCGCGTTAGTCGTGGCGGGCAACGGATCTCGTTGAGCGATCAGGAGTTCGAACTGCTGCAGTTGCTGGTCAGCCGTCAGGGTGATGTCATTTCACGCGCGCTGATCGCTTCGCAGGTGTTCAACAATGACATGGACAAGGTCGAAATCGCCATCCATCGCCTGCGCTCTAAAATCGATGAGCGCTACTTGCCGAAACTGATTCATACCGTGGGTGTTGTGGGCTATCAGTTGGAGGTGCTGGAAGGCTGA
- a CDS encoding alpha/beta hydrolase, which produces MRNESIRYLIVPGWQGSSDDHWQTHWQNSLPNSARVEQADWLKPRREDWVGELQRAIVADSTPVILIAHSLGCITVAHWAELAPLQSLRQVRGALLVAPADVERPNCSPALRNFAPIPGHLLPFPTQVVSSDNDTAVSTQRALELAHNWGAEAGILRGAGHINVKSGHQRWEQGFAYLYRLQNRMEHHARRRA; this is translated from the coding sequence ATGCGTAACGAGTCGATCCGCTATCTGATCGTGCCAGGCTGGCAAGGGTCGTCTGACGACCATTGGCAAACGCATTGGCAGAACAGTTTGCCCAACAGCGCGCGCGTGGAGCAGGCCGACTGGCTCAAACCACGGCGCGAGGATTGGGTCGGTGAATTGCAGCGCGCGATTGTCGCTGACAGCACGCCGGTGATCCTGATCGCTCATAGCCTGGGGTGCATCACCGTTGCGCATTGGGCCGAACTCGCGCCTTTGCAGTCGCTGCGTCAGGTGCGCGGTGCCTTGCTGGTGGCGCCTGCTGACGTTGAACGGCCGAACTGCTCGCCTGCGTTACGTAATTTCGCACCGATTCCTGGGCACCTGCTGCCGTTTCCGACCCAAGTGGTCAGCTCGGATAACGACACGGCGGTCAGTACTCAGCGCGCGCTGGAGCTGGCTCATAACTGGGGCGCAGAAGCAGGCATTCTCAGGGGGGCGGGGCACATCAATGTGAAGTCCGGCCATCAGCGCTGGGAGCAGGGCTTCGCCTATCTGTACCGCCTGCAAAACCGAATGGAACACCACGCTCGGCGTCGCGCCTGA
- a CDS encoding sigma 54-interacting transcriptional regulator has translation MSLHETFGQPLLTFPDAEKSPLSIRAKALVFVDPRSRQLREELEQLAPRSLPVLIRGETGSGKELLARHIHRASDRGGLFVSVNCGAISPTYADAELFGYAAGAHSSSASSRAGWFGSANGGTLYLDEIGDLPLPIQIKLLAALENHEVTRVGAQQPSPVDVRLVAATSIDLAQAVAVGKFNERLYHYLSEGRLDLPALRERVGDILSLAEYFLGIYSQRLGLPVPLISETAQQVLERHSWPGNTRELENVIHFALLVSSGDEILPEHLNLPDSANPLAQIEQQAEHLLAFAHPGQLSELQRLLERLSQRVSQTPR, from the coding sequence ATGAGCCTTCACGAAACCTTTGGTCAGCCGTTATTGACCTTCCCCGATGCGGAAAAAAGCCCGCTGAGCATTCGCGCCAAAGCGCTGGTGTTCGTCGACCCGCGCTCGCGTCAGTTGCGCGAAGAGCTGGAGCAACTGGCACCGCGCTCGTTACCGGTGCTGATCCGTGGCGAAACCGGCAGCGGCAAGGAACTGCTGGCCCGGCATATCCATCGCGCCAGCGACCGTGGGGGCTTATTCGTGTCAGTGAACTGCGGAGCGATCAGCCCGACGTACGCCGATGCCGAGCTGTTCGGCTATGCCGCCGGCGCTCACAGCAGCTCCGCCAGCAGTCGTGCGGGATGGTTCGGTTCGGCCAATGGCGGGACCTTGTACCTGGATGAAATCGGCGATTTGCCGCTGCCGATACAGATCAAGCTGTTGGCGGCGCTGGAGAACCATGAAGTGACCCGCGTTGGCGCCCAGCAACCCAGCCCGGTGGACGTGCGTCTGGTGGCCGCCACCAGCATCGATCTGGCGCAGGCGGTGGCCGTCGGTAAATTTAACGAGCGGCTTTATCACTACCTCAGCGAAGGTCGACTGGACCTGCCTGCGTTACGCGAGCGAGTGGGTGACATCCTGTCTTTGGCCGAATATTTTCTCGGCATTTACAGCCAGCGTTTGGGCTTGCCGGTGCCACTGATCAGTGAAACTGCGCAACAGGTATTGGAGCGGCACAGTTGGCCGGGCAATACTCGCGAGCTGGAGAACGTTATTCATTTCGCGCTGTTGGTCAGCAGTGGCGATGAAATTTTGCCCGAACACCTTAATCTGCCCGACAGCGCGAATCCTCTGGCGCAGATCGAGCAGCAAGCGGAGCACTTGCTCGCTTTCGCGCATCCCGGGCAACTGTCGGAATTGCAGCGATTGCTGGAGCGCCTGAGCCAACGCGTGTCGCAAACCCCGCGTTAG
- a CDS encoding MetQ/NlpA family ABC transporter substrate-binding protein, which produces MKKTLLLTALAAALSIGLAHAGEKLVVGATPVPHAEILELIKPELAKEGVDLEIKVFNDYVQPNLQVFQKKLDANYFQTKPYLDGFNKGKKADLVTVVGVHVEPFGGYSSKYKSLADLPDGATVAIPNEGSNAGRALLLLEKAGLITLNDPTDALATVKDVKTNPKNLKFKELESAMLARAYNQVDLDMINTNYALEAKLNPKKDALILEGADSPYVNFLVARPDNAHSDAIQKLAKALTSPEVKAFIAKKYDGAVLPAF; this is translated from the coding sequence ATGAAAAAGACGTTGTTGTTGACCGCCCTCGCTGCTGCGCTTTCGATTGGCCTGGCCCACGCGGGTGAAAAACTGGTCGTCGGCGCTACGCCTGTTCCGCACGCCGAGATTCTTGAGTTGATCAAGCCTGAGCTGGCAAAAGAAGGCGTGGACCTGGAAATCAAAGTCTTCAACGACTACGTGCAGCCGAACCTGCAGGTTTTCCAGAAGAAGCTCGATGCCAACTACTTCCAGACCAAGCCGTACCTGGATGGCTTCAACAAAGGCAAGAAGGCTGATCTGGTTACCGTCGTCGGCGTTCACGTCGAACCGTTCGGTGGCTACTCGTCCAAGTACAAATCCCTGGCTGACCTGCCGGACGGCGCAACTGTTGCCATTCCAAACGAAGGCAGCAACGCTGGCCGTGCACTGCTGCTGTTGGAGAAAGCCGGTCTGATCACCCTGAACGACCCGACTGACGCACTGGCAACGGTAAAGGACGTCAAGACCAACCCCAAGAACCTGAAGTTCAAGGAGCTGGAGTCGGCCATGTTGGCGCGCGCTTACAATCAGGTTGATCTGGACATGATCAACACCAACTATGCGTTGGAAGCCAAGCTCAACCCGAAGAAGGATGCACTGATTCTCGAAGGCGCTGATTCGCCTTACGTGAACTTCCTGGTGGCGCGTCCAGACAACGCCCACAGCGATGCAATCCAGAAACTGGCCAAGGCGCTGACCAGCCCTGAAGTCAAAGCATTCATTGCCAAGAAGTACGACGGCGCGGTACTGCCGGCGTTCTGA
- a CDS encoding TauD/TfdA family dioxygenase, whose protein sequence is MPAASQASSSVYIADQAFDIRSFAEKVGAEIIGLDLSRPLSDADFARVHQAHLDYHVVVFRDQHITPQQQIDFSRRFGILQIHVLKQFLLKNHPEILIVSNIVEDGQPIGLGDAGKYWHSDLSYKELPSLGSMLHAQELPDEGGDTLFANLHVAWDTLPHALREAVEGLSAVHSYTSRYSDGKNAANWRPALTSEQLAQVAEVTHPIVRTHPETGRKALFVSEGFTTRIVGLPEDESRQLLDQLYAHSVRPEHVYRHQWQPHDLVFWDNRSLIHLAAGCPTELRRKLFRTTIQGDAPF, encoded by the coding sequence ATGCCAGCAGCCTCCCAAGCGTCCTCATCTGTATACATAGCCGATCAAGCATTCGACATACGCTCGTTCGCCGAAAAAGTGGGTGCGGAAATCATCGGCCTGGATCTGTCCCGGCCTCTCAGCGATGCGGACTTCGCCCGTGTCCATCAGGCGCACCTGGACTACCACGTCGTGGTGTTTCGCGATCAACACATCACCCCGCAGCAGCAGATTGATTTCAGTCGGCGTTTCGGCATCCTGCAAATCCATGTACTCAAGCAGTTTCTGCTAAAAAACCATCCGGAAATTCTTATCGTTTCGAACATCGTCGAGGACGGTCAGCCGATTGGCTTGGGCGATGCCGGCAAGTATTGGCACTCGGACCTGTCCTACAAGGAACTGCCGAGCCTCGGTTCGATGCTGCACGCCCAGGAGCTGCCTGACGAAGGTGGTGACACGTTGTTCGCCAATCTGCACGTTGCCTGGGATACGTTGCCGCACGCCCTGCGTGAGGCGGTCGAAGGCCTCTCGGCGGTGCATTCCTACACCTCGCGCTACAGCGACGGCAAAAATGCCGCCAACTGGCGCCCGGCGCTGACGTCGGAGCAGCTTGCACAAGTGGCTGAAGTGACTCACCCGATTGTGCGCACCCATCCAGAAACCGGGCGCAAGGCGTTGTTCGTCAGCGAAGGATTCACCACGCGCATCGTCGGCCTGCCGGAAGACGAAAGTCGCCAGTTGCTGGATCAACTCTATGCCCACAGCGTGCGTCCAGAGCATGTCTATCGGCACCAATGGCAGCCCCATGATCTGGTGTTCTGGGACAACCGCTCGCTGATCCATTTGGCTGCGGGTTGCCCCACTGAACTGCGCCGCAAGCTGTTCCGTACCACGATTCAAGGTGATGCGCCGTTCTGA
- a CDS encoding ABC transporter ATP-binding protein has translation MNAVLQDHTASDSFIAHKVNQQTAEPLLQVQGVSLEYRTPERVVRATHQVSFEIDPADRFVLLGPSGCGKSTLLKAVAGFIQPSEGQIRLAGVQIKEPGPDRIVVFQEFDQLPPWKTVIQNVIFPLVASRTLKRREAEERARYYLDKVGLSAFADAYPHTLSGGMKARVAIARALAMQPKILLMDEPFAALDALTRRKMQEELLALWDEVRFTLLFVTHSIEEALVVGNRILLLSPHPGRVRAEINSHQYDLNSLGGAGFQNTAQRIHRLLFDEGGTEPVDRELSFQDVRIAY, from the coding sequence ATGAACGCTGTTTTGCAGGACCACACGGCCAGCGATAGTTTTATCGCACACAAGGTCAATCAGCAGACGGCTGAGCCTTTGTTGCAAGTACAGGGCGTGAGCCTGGAGTACCGCACCCCCGAGCGGGTGGTGCGGGCGACTCATCAAGTGAGTTTTGAAATCGACCCTGCGGATCGCTTCGTGCTGCTGGGGCCCTCGGGCTGCGGCAAATCCACCTTGCTCAAAGCTGTGGCCGGCTTCATTCAGCCCAGTGAAGGGCAGATCCGTCTGGCGGGCGTGCAAATCAAAGAACCTGGCCCGGACCGGATAGTGGTGTTCCAGGAGTTCGATCAGTTGCCGCCCTGGAAAACCGTGATCCAGAACGTGATTTTCCCGTTGGTGGCGTCTCGCACTCTCAAGCGTCGCGAGGCCGAAGAGCGTGCGCGTTACTACCTGGACAAAGTCGGCTTGAGCGCGTTTGCCGACGCCTACCCGCACACCTTGTCCGGCGGTATGAAAGCGCGGGTGGCGATTGCTCGCGCCTTGGCCATGCAGCCAAAAATCCTGTTGATGGACGAACCCTTTGCCGCCCTCGATGCACTGACCCGACGCAAGATGCAGGAAGAACTCCTGGCGCTGTGGGACGAGGTGCGTTTCACCTTGTTGTTCGTCACCCACTCCATCGAAGAAGCGCTGGTGGTCGGTAACCGAATTTTGCTGCTTTCGCCCCATCCAGGCCGCGTTCGGGCTGAAATCAACAGCCATCAATACGACCTGAACAGCCTCGGCGGTGCCGGTTTTCAAAACACCGCGCAACGCATTCATCGCCTGTTGTTCGATGAGGGTGGGACCGAACCGGTGGACCGCGAACTGAGCTTCCAGGATGTGCGCATAGCGTACTGA
- a CDS encoding ABC transporter permease, translated as MSVREEYEITLTPFTQAALAGDIPLTQRIWQLSWVRKSVILIALAVIWELAARVQNNDLLLPSFLQTAAAFYDGIITGELLNKVWISLTVLVKGYLIGIILAFGLTTLAVSTQLGRDLLSTLTAMLNPLPAIALLPLSLLWFGLGENSLIFVLVHSVLWALALNTYAGFLGVSETQRMAGRNYGLKGLRFVWFILIPAALPSILAGLKIGWAFAWRTLIAAELVFGASSGKGGLGWYIFQNRNELYTDKVFAGLAAVILIGLLVENLLFNNIERLTVKRWGMQR; from the coding sequence ATGAGCGTCCGAGAGGAATACGAAATCACGCTGACGCCTTTTACTCAGGCGGCACTGGCGGGTGATATCCCGCTGACGCAACGTATCTGGCAACTGAGCTGGGTGCGCAAAAGCGTGATCCTGATCGCCCTGGCGGTGATCTGGGAACTGGCTGCGCGTGTGCAAAACAATGACCTGCTGCTGCCGAGTTTTTTGCAGACCGCCGCTGCTTTCTACGACGGCATCATCACCGGTGAGTTGCTGAACAAGGTCTGGATTTCCCTGACCGTGCTGGTCAAGGGCTACCTGATCGGGATCATCCTTGCGTTCGGCTTGACGACGCTGGCGGTATCAACGCAATTGGGCCGCGACCTGCTCAGCACGCTGACCGCGATGCTCAACCCGTTGCCTGCGATTGCCTTGCTGCCGTTGTCGCTGCTGTGGTTTGGCCTGGGTGAGAACAGCCTGATTTTCGTGCTGGTGCATTCGGTGCTGTGGGCGCTGGCACTGAATACGTATGCGGGCTTTCTCGGTGTCTCGGAAACCCAGCGCATGGCCGGGCGTAACTATGGCCTCAAGGGGCTGCGCTTCGTCTGGTTCATTCTGATCCCTGCCGCGCTGCCATCGATTCTGGCCGGGCTGAAAATTGGCTGGGCCTTCGCCTGGCGCACGTTGATCGCCGCAGAGCTGGTGTTTGGTGCGTCGTCGGGTAAAGGCGGGTTGGGTTGGTACATCTTTCAGAATCGCAACGAGCTGTATACCGACAAAGTATTCGCCGGGTTGGCCGCCGTTATTTTGATCGGCTTGCTGGTGGAAAACCTGCTGTTCAACAACATCGAACGCCTGACCGTAAAACGCTGGGGCATGCAGCGCTGA
- a CDS encoding ABC transporter substrate-binding protein, which yields MATSFKRPALTALATAFGLFGALLSSGVQAEGKISIAQQFGIGYLILDVVRDQQLIEKHGKQQGLDIKVDWNSISGSTAMNEALLAGALDVVSAGVPPMLTLWDRTKGKQNVKAIASLGSMPNYLLSNNPDVKSLKDFTDKDRIAVPAAGVGFQSRTLQIETAKQFGDADFKRFDTISVSLPHPDATSALIAGGSEISSHFSSPPFQYQELENPKVHKVLSSYDVLGGQATFNVLYTTEKFHDENPKTYKAFYDALAEAEHIIKADKPAAAQTYIRVEQSKLPLAFVEKIVADPEIDFTITPQRTFIYASKLQELGVLKNKADSWKDFFFEEAHGAPGS from the coding sequence ATGGCCACTTCTTTCAAGCGTCCGGCGCTGACAGCACTTGCGACGGCATTCGGTTTATTCGGGGCACTCCTGAGCAGCGGCGTGCAAGCAGAAGGCAAGATCAGCATCGCCCAACAATTCGGTATCGGCTACCTGATTCTCGACGTGGTGCGCGATCAGCAATTGATCGAGAAACACGGTAAACAGCAGGGCCTGGACATCAAGGTCGACTGGAACAGCATCTCGGGATCTACGGCCATGAACGAAGCATTGCTGGCCGGTGCGCTGGATGTGGTCTCGGCCGGGGTTCCTCCGATGTTGACCCTCTGGGATCGCACCAAGGGCAAACAGAACGTCAAGGCCATCGCTTCGCTGGGTTCGATGCCTAACTACCTGCTTAGCAACAACCCGGACGTGAAGAGCTTGAAAGACTTCACTGACAAGGACCGTATCGCCGTGCCTGCCGCAGGTGTCGGCTTCCAGTCACGCACGTTGCAGATCGAAACGGCCAAGCAGTTTGGCGATGCCGACTTCAAACGCTTCGATACGATCTCCGTCAGCCTGCCGCACCCGGATGCTACCTCGGCGTTGATCGCCGGCGGGTCTGAAATCAGTTCACACTTTTCCAGCCCGCCGTTCCAGTATCAGGAGCTGGAAAACCCGAAGGTGCATAAGGTGCTCAGCTCCTATGACGTGCTCGGCGGTCAGGCCACGTTCAACGTGCTCTACACCACTGAAAAATTTCACGACGAAAACCCCAAGACCTACAAAGCGTTCTATGACGCCCTGGCTGAAGCCGAGCACATCATCAAGGCCGACAAGCCTGCCGCTGCTCAGACCTACATTCGTGTGGAGCAATCGAAATTGCCATTGGCCTTCGTCGAAAAAATCGTCGCCGACCCGGAAATCGATTTCACCATCACCCCTCAGCGCACCTTCATCTACGCCAGCAAATTGCAGGAATTGGGCGTGCTGAAAAACAAGGCTGACAGCTGGAAAGACTTCTTCTTCGAAGAAGCACATGGCGCGCCGGGAAGCTGA
- a CDS encoding glycoside hydrolase, with the protein MNRCLYSGLLICALLMAPWAAADTWLENDYWRIEIDPATLAIRAIPARGAAVQASAGVVAHRVSALDKHAERINWLWDDGAWQLSATLDQRELSLTIQARDPGELVFLRQPGHAMGKGLIWPLAEGRYVPAGDPVWQRFLLDQGEFNTTQDLSLPLWGIDHGGFTLNWLMTNPYNNRLTLSAEGLGLAIAASHEFTSLAPLTPLTFSLYLGEADPLAGAKRYRQGLIQAGRYETFSDKLRKTPEAAKLLGASHIYLWGNDLLGPDDVRSWPRLLELLRGKGTLATALRGYLDAAATQMLEIAQPPLSRYQQATLLSGLNQALNTKARESWQGAARPDMQALANRYGELREEFAKAFVTALTPQPERWGSIMSETTIKQLQAAKLTRLWLGVAEGWEGGLWHPEAIRAGVQAGYLMAPYDSYQTALSSTENPDWTTAHLGNDAYRDCAILLKRGEFKSGFQQSGHYTDPRCVRPLLEARIKAIQAKAGFNSWFLDAYATSMLFDSYRPDASMTQAQNAAGNIDASRWIAETLKLVAGSEDGNAVTAQGILFAHGMQTPVIGWGDPDLSKNKQSPYYLGDWYPPEQPSVFFKQVPIKEPYRTVHFDPATRLPLYQAVFHGSVITTHHWLFDNVKLSNVRAENELIQLLYNVPPLYHLSADTLKHRLPLIERQNAFFQPLHQRLGTQSLTEFRWLTPDRQVQQTTFTDGTRLVANFDRQVREVVGKRFAGQSITAFEADGQVTEYIADQNLCGKSFKPCATHSPATAVSRGAVLRGGNSVQAR; encoded by the coding sequence ATGAACCGATGTTTGTATTCAGGGCTGCTGATCTGCGCCCTGTTAATGGCGCCATGGGCCGCCGCCGATACCTGGTTGGAAAACGACTATTGGCGAATAGAGATAGACCCGGCAACACTGGCGATTCGTGCCATTCCTGCCCGGGGTGCAGCAGTGCAAGCCTCCGCCGGAGTGGTTGCGCATCGGGTCAGCGCTCTGGATAAGCATGCGGAGCGCATCAACTGGCTGTGGGATGACGGTGCCTGGCAGCTCAGCGCAACGCTGGATCAGCGTGAACTCTCTCTGACTATTCAAGCCCGAGACCCCGGTGAGCTGGTTTTTCTCCGGCAACCCGGTCATGCGATGGGGAAGGGCTTGATATGGCCGCTTGCTGAAGGGCGTTATGTCCCGGCAGGTGATCCAGTGTGGCAGCGGTTCCTGCTGGATCAGGGCGAATTCAATACCACTCAGGACCTCAGCTTGCCGCTGTGGGGTATCGATCATGGCGGTTTCACCCTGAACTGGCTGATGACGAATCCCTACAATAACCGCCTGACATTGAGCGCCGAAGGCCTGGGGTTGGCGATTGCGGCCAGTCATGAATTCACCTCGCTGGCCCCGTTGACGCCGCTGACCTTTAGCCTCTATTTGGGCGAGGCCGACCCGCTGGCTGGCGCCAAACGCTATCGACAGGGGCTGATTCAAGCTGGACGCTATGAAACCTTCAGCGACAAACTGCGGAAGACCCCAGAAGCCGCGAAGTTGCTGGGAGCCAGTCACATCTATTTATGGGGCAATGATTTACTCGGGCCGGATGATGTACGCAGTTGGCCGCGCTTGCTTGAACTACTGCGCGGCAAAGGAACATTGGCTACAGCGTTGCGCGGTTATCTTGATGCTGCAGCCACGCAGATGCTGGAAATCGCCCAGCCCCCGCTTAGCCGTTACCAACAGGCCACCCTGTTGAGCGGCCTTAATCAAGCCCTGAACACCAAAGCGCGAGAAAGTTGGCAGGGGGCGGCCAGACCGGATATGCAGGCGTTGGCCAATCGCTACGGCGAACTGCGCGAGGAGTTCGCGAAGGCTTTCGTCACGGCGCTGACACCGCAGCCTGAGCGGTGGGGCAGCATCATGTCCGAGACGACGATCAAGCAACTCCAGGCCGCCAAGCTGACGCGTTTGTGGCTGGGAGTGGCCGAAGGTTGGGAAGGCGGCCTGTGGCATCCCGAGGCGATACGCGCCGGCGTACAGGCTGGCTATCTGATGGCCCCATACGACTCTTATCAAACGGCATTGTCGTCGACGGAAAACCCGGACTGGACTACCGCGCATCTGGGAAACGACGCCTATCGCGATTGCGCCATATTATTGAAGCGCGGCGAGTTCAAGAGTGGGTTCCAGCAGTCAGGACATTACACCGACCCGCGCTGCGTGCGGCCTTTACTTGAGGCTCGAATAAAGGCGATTCAGGCTAAAGCCGGGTTCAACAGTTGGTTCCTCGATGCCTACGCGACCAGCATGTTGTTCGACAGCTATCGTCCTGACGCCAGCATGACCCAAGCGCAAAATGCCGCTGGCAATATTGATGCCTCACGCTGGATCGCTGAAACCTTGAAGCTGGTCGCAGGCTCTGAAGACGGAAATGCTGTCACCGCCCAAGGCATCCTGTTCGCTCATGGTATGCAGACGCCGGTTATTGGTTGGGGCGATCCGGACCTCAGCAAAAACAAACAGTCACCGTACTATCTGGGTGACTGGTACCCACCAGAACAGCCGAGCGTATTCTTCAAGCAGGTTCCGATCAAAGAACCCTATCGAACCGTCCATTTCGATCCCGCTACGAGGCTCCCCCTGTATCAGGCCGTGTTCCATGGCTCGGTGATCACCACTCATCACTGGCTGTTCGACAACGTCAAGCTGAGTAACGTGAGAGCGGAGAACGAGTTGATACAACTGCTCTACAACGTGCCGCCGCTTTACCACCTGAGTGCTGACACGCTGAAGCATCGGTTGCCGCTGATTGAGCGCCAGAACGCTTTTTTCCAACCTTTGCACCAACGTTTGGGGACTCAGTCTTTGACGGAATTCCGCTGGCTGACGCCCGATCGGCAAGTTCAGCAGACCACGTTTACCGATGGCACGCGATTGGTGGCCAACTTTGATCGCCAGGTGCGGGAGGTCGTCGGCAAGCGCTTTGCCGGGCAGTCTATTACAGCGTTTGAGGCGGACGGGCAGGTGACGGAATATATTGCCGACCAAAATCTCTGTGGGAAGTCCTTCAAGCCTTGCGCCACACACTCGCCAGCCACGGCTGTTTCTCGCGGGGCAGTCCTTCGGGGCGGTAATAGTGTTCAAGCTCGGTGA
- a CDS encoding class I SAM-dependent methyltransferase: protein MKLAPQDLAKITATTVGHYNEVADDFREGTRDHDVSQNIAALLRHIEGEAPWHILDFGCGPGRDLKTFSAMGHSAVGLDGAERFADMARAETGCEVLQQNFLELDLPAERFDGIFANAVLFHVPRQELPRVLRELHATLKPGGVLFSSNPRGENQEGWNGSRYGSYHDLEAWRELLNDVGFTELEHYYRPEGLPREKQPWLASVWRKA, encoded by the coding sequence ATGAAACTCGCCCCGCAGGACCTCGCCAAAATCACCGCCACCACCGTCGGCCACTACAACGAAGTGGCTGACGACTTCCGCGAAGGCACCCGTGACCACGACGTCAGCCAGAACATAGCCGCGCTGCTGCGACATATCGAAGGCGAGGCGCCGTGGCATATTCTGGATTTTGGCTGCGGACCGGGACGCGATCTGAAGACCTTCAGCGCCATGGGTCATAGTGCGGTGGGTCTGGACGGCGCCGAGCGTTTCGCCGACATGGCCCGTGCCGAGACCGGCTGTGAAGTCTTGCAGCAGAACTTTCTCGAACTAGATCTACCGGCCGAGCGCTTCGACGGCATCTTCGCCAACGCAGTGTTGTTCCACGTCCCCCGCCAGGAACTGCCACGGGTCCTGCGCGAACTGCACGCAACGCTGAAGCCGGGCGGCGTGCTGTTCAGCTCCAATCCAAGGGGCGAAAATCAGGAAGGCTGGAACGGCAGCCGTTATGGCTCCTATCACGACCTGGAAGCCTGGCGCGAACTGCTCAATGACGTGGGCTTCACCGAGCTTGAACACTATTACCGCCCCGAAGGACTGCCCCGCGAGAAACAGCCGTGGCTGGCGAGTGTGTGGCGCAAGGCTTGA
- a CDS encoding methionine ABC transporter permease produces the protein MWFDRLLQGVIDTFLMVGVSSLIALLLGIPLAVILVTSAKGGIYEAPTLNRVLGAFVNLFRSIPFLILMVALIPFTRLIVGTTYGVWAAVVPLTIAATPFFARIAEVSLREVDHGLIEAAQAMGCRRWHIIWHVLLPEALPGIVGGFTITLVTMINSSAMAGAIGAGGLGDIAYRYGYQRFDSQVMLTVIALLVVLVAVIQFGGDRLAQVLNKR, from the coding sequence ATGTGGTTTGATCGACTGCTTCAAGGTGTCATCGATACGTTTTTGATGGTCGGGGTATCGTCATTGATTGCCCTGCTGCTGGGCATTCCGCTGGCAGTGATTCTGGTCACCAGCGCCAAAGGCGGAATCTACGAAGCGCCCACTCTGAATCGCGTGCTGGGCGCCTTCGTAAATCTGTTCCGCTCGATTCCGTTCCTGATCCTGATGGTCGCGCTGATTCCGTTCACCCGGCTGATCGTCGGCACCACCTACGGCGTCTGGGCGGCCGTGGTGCCGCTGACCATCGCAGCGACGCCGTTTTTTGCGCGCATCGCTGAAGTCAGCCTGCGCGAGGTCGACCATGGCCTGATCGAAGCCGCGCAAGCCATGGGCTGCCGCCGATGGCACATCATCTGGCATGTGCTGCTGCCCGAAGCGTTGCCGGGTATCGTCGGCGGCTTCACCATTACACTGGTGACGATGATCAACTCGTCGGCCATGGCCGGGGCTATCGGCGCAGGTGGATTGGGTGACATCGCCTACCGCTACGGTTATCAGCGCTTCGACAGCCAGGTGATGCTCACTGTGATTGCCTTGTTAGTGGTGCTGGTCGCAGTGATTCAGTTTGGCGGTGATCGACTGGCTCAGGTGCTGAACAAGCGTTGA